A single genomic interval of Deinococcota bacterium harbors:
- a CDS encoding ThuA domain-containing protein — MTTMTTMTMWSSWPRSAGLICALIFALAACGESTPGSGDAGDFGLSLEPRTLELEQGGEASVAVTVSRRGGFGGAVAVSLEAAPPGVSADPLTVGAAEASGTLILRAAADAPPVTSAAVTVRGVAAGMERSAGTALNLSVVGADDGADDGGVSIVSFTASPEAVTPGESVTLSWQVEGESTVALEPARGDLAGRTSYVVWPREDTTYTLRAEAASGEPSVRELTVTVREETGSYRVLVFSKTARGFFRHRETITAGLAAIRRLGAAHGFSADHSEDADDFNSANLARYDAIIFLMTTGPVLDAAQQAALESFIQGGGGFMGVHSPSVVAYGENRPTYWPWYEGLVGAYFANEAGFQNATIVVEDREHPSTAHLPGRWQHYDEVYSFHSNPRGNVNVLLSFDVSSVRGTTMGPDHPIAWYHDYDGGRAWYTSLGHFPESWRDDEAFLEHVLGGIRYAAAR; from the coding sequence ATGACGACTATGACGACTATGACGATGTGGTCATCCTGGCCGCGCTCTGCTGGCCTGATATGCGCCCTGATATTCGCTCTGGCGGCCTGCGGGGAAAGCACGCCCGGTAGCGGCGACGCAGGAGATTTCGGGCTGAGCCTCGAGCCCAGGACGCTCGAGCTCGAGCAGGGCGGCGAGGCGAGCGTTGCCGTCACCGTGAGCCGCAGGGGCGGCTTTGGCGGCGCGGTCGCGGTGAGCCTGGAGGCTGCGCCGCCAGGCGTCAGCGCCGATCCCCTGACGGTCGGGGCGGCGGAGGCGAGCGGCACGCTCATACTTCGCGCGGCGGCGGACGCGCCGCCGGTGACCTCGGCGGCCGTCACCGTGCGGGGCGTGGCCGCAGGAATGGAACGCAGCGCCGGCACCGCCTTGAACCTTTCGGTCGTCGGTGCGGACGACGGTGCGGACGACGGCGGGGTCAGCATCGTGAGCTTTACCGCCAGCCCGGAGGCCGTCACGCCGGGAGAGAGCGTCACCCTGTCCTGGCAGGTCGAGGGGGAGAGCACCGTCGCGCTCGAGCCGGCGAGAGGCGACCTAGCCGGCCGGACGAGTTACGTGGTGTGGCCGAGAGAGGACACCACCTACACCCTGCGCGCCGAGGCGGCCTCGGGTGAGCCGTCCGTCCGCGAGCTGACCGTGACGGTCCGGGAGGAGACCGGGAGCTACCGCGTGCTGGTCTTCAGCAAGACCGCTCGAGGCTTTTTCCGCCACCGCGAGACCATTACGGCGGGCTTGGCGGCGATCCGCCGGCTCGGTGCGGCTCACGGCTTCAGCGCCGACCACAGCGAAGACGCCGATGACTTTAACAGCGCGAATCTGGCGCGCTACGACGCGATAATCTTCCTGATGACCACGGGGCCCGTCTTGGACGCCGCCCAGCAGGCCGCCTTGGAGAGCTTCATCCAGGGCGGCGGCGGCTTCATGGGCGTCCACTCCCCTTCGGTGGTGGCCTACGGTGAGAACCGTCCCACGTACTGGCCCTGGTACGAGGGGCTGGTCGGCGCCTACTTCGCCAACGAGGCGGGCTTTCAGAACGCGACCATCGTGGTCGAGGACCGCGAGCACCCCTCGACCGCGCACCTGCCGGGACGCTGGCAGCATTACGACGAGGTCTACAGCTTCCACAGCAACCCGAGAGGGAACGTCAACGTCCTGCTCAGCTTCGACGTCTCGAGCGTCCGTGGCACCACCATGGGTCCGGACCACCCCATCGCCTGGTACCACGACTACGACGGCGGCCGCGCCTGGTACACCAGCCTCGGCCACTTTCCGGAGAGCTGGCGTGACGACGAGGCCTTTTTGGAGCACGTCCTGGGCGGTATTCGCTACGCCGCGGCGAGGTAG
- a CDS encoding phosphopentomutase, producing the protein MTTGTTGMIRTGKAVTTITIVVLDSVGVGALPDAERFGDAGAHTLDHTLAATGANLPNLARLGLGAIPGVGGLAATPAPLACYGRMAEVSPGKDTSTGHWEFMGVVLEGAFKTYQRFPDEVMAAFEAATGRGTLGNLRASGTEVIDELGEEHLRTGKAIVYTSADSVFQVAAHVEVVPLDELYRACLAAREILRGEHAVARVIARPFAGEPGRFRRLGHARKDYSLEPPYPTVLDRLKEAGLEVIGVGKIPDIYARRGFTEEVSSTSNMDGVDQTVALMKRRPRGLVFTNLVEFDSLYGHRRDPAGYARALLDFDARLPELLAATGEDGLLVLTSDHGNDPTWPGSDHSREYGLLLVYGPGLRAAALGSRESFADLGATVAELLGVVWQGPGRSFAGLLE; encoded by the coding sequence ATGACTACAGGTACTACAGGCATGATCCGCACAGGCAAGGCCGTCACCACCATCACCATCGTCGTCTTGGACTCCGTTGGCGTCGGCGCGCTGCCCGACGCCGAGCGGTTTGGCGACGCGGGGGCGCACACCCTGGACCACACCCTGGCGGCGACGGGCGCGAACCTGCCCAACCTGGCGCGCCTGGGCCTCGGCGCCATTCCTGGCGTCGGCGGCCTCGCGGCCACCCCTGCGCCGCTGGCCTGTTACGGACGCATGGCCGAGGTCTCGCCCGGCAAGGACACCAGCACCGGCCACTGGGAGTTCATGGGGGTGGTCCTGGAGGGGGCCTTCAAGACCTACCAGCGCTTTCCGGACGAGGTGATGGCGGCCTTTGAAGCGGCCACCGGGCGGGGGACGCTCGGCAACCTTCGGGCCTCGGGCACGGAGGTTATCGACGAGCTCGGCGAGGAACACCTGAGGACGGGCAAAGCGATCGTCTACACCAGCGCCGACAGCGTCTTTCAGGTGGCCGCGCACGTGGAGGTCGTGCCCTTAGACGAGCTCTACCGCGCTTGCTTGGCGGCCAGGGAGATCCTGCGGGGCGAGCACGCGGTGGCCCGCGTCATCGCCCGGCCCTTCGCGGGCGAGCCCGGCCGTTTCAGGCGCCTCGGCCACGCCCGCAAGGACTACTCGCTCGAGCCGCCTTATCCCACCGTCTTGGACAGGCTCAAGGAGGCGGGGCTCGAGGTGATCGGCGTCGGCAAGATCCCCGACATCTACGCCCGGCGCGGCTTCACCGAGGAGGTCTCCAGCACATCGAACATGGACGGCGTGGACCAGACCGTGGCGCTCATGAAGCGGCGGCCGCGGGGGCTCGTCTTCACCAACTTAGTCGAGTTCGACTCGCTCTACGGGCACCGCCGCGACCCGGCGGGCTACGCGCGGGCGCTCTTAGACTTCGACGCGCGGCTGCCGGAGCTGTTGGCGGCGACCGGCGAGGACGGTCTGCTCGTCCTGACCAGCGACCACGGCAACGACCCGACCTGGCCCGGCAGCGATCACAGCCGCGAGTACGGGCTGTTGCTCGTCTATGGGCCGGGGCTTCGAGCCGCCGCTCTCGGTAGCCGCGAGAGCTTCGCCGACCTGGGCGCCACCGTCGCGGAGCTTCTGGGCGTCGTTTGGCAGGGGCCGGGTAGGAGCTTTGCCGGTTTGCTCGAGTAG
- a CDS encoding ThuA domain-containing protein — translation MRTLSTLFITLLLAGLVLVACGAPAPGERPDPDFSLTLSPTTLELEPGDSAPVTVSIIPTGGFSGPVTVSLEEPPTGVSAAPLSLETNLSGTLTVAIAEDAPALSKTLAVRGLSGGLTRDAELALSVTPQNGNGEDEALSLLVFTRRLGWHHNNAIAEAILAVQGLGRDNGFTVVHSEDPSAFSEDNLAGYDAVMFLLTSDDEETAEDVLDEAGKAAFEGYIQAGGGFVGVHSASDTGYGWPWYGELVGAVFDAHPTGDLQFQEVALVVEDADHPSTRHLPNPWRRSDEWYNFRSNPRDRGVTVLLRIDTATFEGGTMGDDHPIAWYQDFGGGRSWYTAGGHTAESYADPAFMRHLLGGILYAAGRED, via the coding sequence ATGCGCACGCTTTCCACCCTTTTCATCACCCTCCTGCTGGCCGGACTCGTTCTGGTCGCCTGCGGCGCGCCCGCGCCGGGCGAGAGGCCGGACCCGGACTTCAGCCTGACGCTCAGCCCGACCACGCTCGAGCTGGAACCCGGTGACAGCGCCCCCGTGACGGTGAGTATCATCCCCACGGGCGGCTTCAGCGGGCCGGTGACGGTGAGCCTCGAGGAGCCGCCTACCGGCGTCAGCGCCGCGCCCCTCAGCCTCGAGACCAACCTCAGTGGCACCCTCACCGTCGCCATCGCCGAGGACGCCCCGGCGCTGAGTAAGACGCTTGCCGTGCGCGGCCTGAGCGGCGGGCTGACGAGGGACGCTGAGCTGGCCCTGAGCGTCACGCCTCAAAACGGCAACGGCGAGGACGAGGCCTTGAGCCTCCTGGTCTTCACCAGGAGGCTGGGCTGGCACCACAACAACGCCATAGCCGAGGCCATCCTGGCGGTGCAGGGGCTCGGCCGCGACAACGGCTTCACGGTCGTCCACAGCGAGGACCCCAGCGCCTTCAGCGAGGACAACCTGGCAGGGTACGACGCGGTCATGTTCCTCTTGACCTCGGACGACGAGGAGACCGCGGAGGACGTTCTGGACGAGGCCGGCAAGGCGGCCTTCGAAGGCTACATCCAGGCGGGCGGCGGCTTTGTCGGCGTCCACTCCGCCTCCGACACGGGCTACGGCTGGCCCTGGTACGGCGAGCTCGTCGGCGCCGTCTTCGACGCCCATCCGACGGGCGACTTGCAGTTCCAGGAGGTCGCGCTCGTCGTCGAGGACGCCGACCACCCTTCGACCCGGCACCTGCCCAACCCCTGGCGGCGCAGCGACGAGTGGTACAACTTCCGCAGCAACCCGCGCGACAGGGGCGTCACCGTGCTCCTGCGCATCGACACCGCGACCTTCGAGGGCGGCACCATGGGCGACGACCACCCCATCGCCTGGTACCAGGACTTTGGCGGCGGGCGCTCCTGGTACACCGCCGGCGGCCATACCGCCGAGAGCTACGCCGACCCGGCCTTCATGCGGCACCTCCTGGGCGGCATCCTCTACGCGGCAGGGCGGGAGGACTAG